ACGTCTTTTTTGAAGTTCGGGTTGACAACACGGGTTGGTGACAGCCGGCAGCCATTGCCGATTTGCCATCTTTGCTAGCTTTGCTGTCATTGAATTCTTGGCGATCGTAAATTGAGTATTTCGTATATACGTTTCTGATATCAAAGCTTCATTATGTGTTCTAAAGGCGGAAATTTTAATGGAGATTATTTCGAATATATTAAAGTAAGCGAAGATGAAGATGACTCTAACGCCGTTGAAATTCCTTGTGAGATGGACGGGACTCTCTTACTTTCAACCCTCGTGGCCCAGTTTCCCGGTGCTTGTGGATTAAAATATCGTCACCCTGAAAGCAAATCTATTCGGGGTATTCGTTTAAGTGATGGTAAACTACATCCACCTAGCGAAGTGGGTTGGTGCAAACATCTTTACATTTGTGTATTTCCCAAAGAAAACAAGCGTAAAATGGAGGATGTGTCTCCAGAAAATTCAGCTGCCAAAACCAAGCGTTTGGAAAAGAAACTGACGTGCTCAGACTTAATATGTCTTGGGCTACCATGGAAGTCAACAGAGGAGTCCATCAAGCAATACTTTGAACAGTTTGGTGAGGTTGTAATGGTACAGTTAAAGCGAGACAAAAATGGATCGTTTAAAGGATTCGGTTTTATTCGTTTCGCTACATATGCATCTCAAATGAGAGCACTGGCTCAAAGACATAACATAGATGGACGCTGGGTAGATGTTCGTATTCCTAATTCTAAAGAAGGTGTTGTGCCACAGATGCCTTGCAAAGTGTTTGTAGGAAGATGCACGGAAGATATGACTGCTGATGATCTTCGTGAGTATTTCTCTAAATTTGGAGAAGTAACAGATGTGTTTGTACCTCGTCCCTTTAGGGCATTTGGATTTGTTACCTTCTTGGATCCAGAGGTAGCTCAAAGTCTTTGTGGGGAAGATCATGTTATTAAAGGTGCTTCTGTTTCTGTATCAAGTGCAGCACCAAAGATTAAAACTAAGGCTCATCAAAATTGGAAAGATGATTCTTATGGCCCAAACAACTGGGATGGTAATCGCTCTGGCCCCTCTGGAGGCCCAAGCAACAATGGTGGCAACAGTAACATTGACTCTCTCAACATGCAAAACTTGGGAATAAATCCTAATGGAGGTCCCCCAGCTAATTTCAATTTGCCAATAAGCCTTGTGGCCGCAGCTCTTAATCAGGCAGGCTGGGGAGGCTTTTTGGGTGGACCTGGTAATTCTGGGCCCAATAACTGGCAAGGTGGTCCACAACAAGGCAACCCTGGGAAAAATTGGAATGGTAATCAAAACTGGGGTCAAAATGGCCCACCCCAAGCTTGGAATCAGGGCGGTGGAGGTGGTCAAGGTTGGAATGGCGGCAAAAGCGGCAATTGGAACCAAGGTAATTGGCCAAGTGGTCAAGGAAGCTGGAATGGCAATGGTAATGGTGGTGGATCTAGTTCTGGATCTGGCAGTGGGTGGAATAACAACAAGTCTCAGACATGAGGTGAGAACCCTGGCAGGCCATTGTTACAGAGATGAGTGTATGGTGGTTAGATTCTAAACTAAAggttatttaagtaaatttatatttcttaagTTGCGTAAAGTTATGATGTGATAGGATTATCACAGTATGATTTTATGGACGAAATAAGATCCAAATGATGATGTATTAGATGTAAGGTGACTAGAGTAGGCATTGTGTGTTATATTGTGATGTGTGTTGAGGACATGTTCAATAAAGATGTATGCTATTCTGAGATGgatgtttaatttttagttaAGACTGGGTgggtgatgttttttttttacaacttattATATTGACTGTGAGAAATATTTAATCCAATTTAATACAGAATTGGGTGTGAGTGTACATCTGATTGTGGATGTGTTCTATTACTTTATTAAGGAGCTAATAAGTTTAGGATGTCAAGATGTCATTGGGTGTGCACAGCTGTGTGTGTATCTTGCAAGGGTTGAGTGCTGCACTCAATCTTGGAATGAGATGAACTATGTCTACACGCAGAGGAGTTGCGGTAAGTGAAGTGTGTGCAATCAATGGTATGGTCTGACATTTATctatgtatgaaatatgtatttgttcttTCTGTGCAGTAGCTATAGAAAATGGATAAATGGCTTACCAAGAGTGCTTATAACCAGTGTGAGTTTGACTGATAAGTCTGtggtaactatttattattttgttttatggtaCTAGGCATATTTAATAATgagtttgtgaaatatttttgtgataataatatatttgctcTAAATTGTAGATGGAAGTAAAGTAACATTTGCTTTTGCAGGTGCTCGAAAAGTGCTTCAGAGAACTAGCAACCGTCCAGGAGTGTGTGGTGTACAGTAACACTTGATGGAGATTTATACTTGTATTGAGGAAATACctgtatcaaaaataataagtaggtatttatttataatacttattttgtacataatctATGCTACAGAATATAAGATTAGACAAATAGTACTATTATGAGTATTGCAAACATATAGAACTttcaaagtttaatataaatattgtttgaagcATGTGTGCTTACAGCCCTGCGTTACCGAAATCTACACCAATATCTTAGCAATGTACTAATActattaatagtataataatagcAATGTAATAATTTCGCTACCAAATGAATGTGTATAGCAGTATATttgtcgcagtaagatagataaggccgtaacatagttatatccctagggatataattatatgccgtaacatagttataatgagagtttgaagatgtcgccggagccccgcttcgcggggctcccctgggaggtttaaaaaaaaataaccacgaaggctgaggtgggacctcagccttctaacctaacctacccatgtcggtttgcccaaaacttcttctttataactatattacggtatataattatatccctagggatataactatgttacggctttatctatcttactgcgacatatttacttattaagaTTGTCTGAAAAATCTGTTTTATAATCATTGGAAGTATATGTATGACAGTAATATCTGTCTTTTGTTTACAGAAGGGAACCAAACCAGGCCTAAGCTGATAAATGGGCGATGGAAAACACCACAAGGCAGTCGAAATTTATAACATACTGTTAAGTCTGTGTCATTTGTCATCAAAAGCGTAGCAGAAAAGTACACAGTGGGAGTGGTTTCTCCGCGCGTATAAAATGTTTGTGATACAGTCATGTTTATTAACAGGATTTCAATTTTGAGAAAGCCTGCCacaattttactgaaaattgGAAATACTTAGGACTTGACCTAGGTTTTGTACGAGTAATCAACGCAGATTCTTGTGCCGCACGGCACTGCTGGTAACTAGATATCGTATGCCGCTACTTCCTAAGGCATACTGCCACATGTCCTGACTATTCCTGACAAGTTTTGTCAATAAATGTGTGATGAATATAAGttctttgttgttttattccatTTGCTTCAACCGTCTCTTATAActgaaagtaatataaaaatgacgCCTTAGCAAACGTTTATCCGCCTGATGAACATTATCTGTTGGGAGAGTAAGATTCGAAGATCTGAAACACCTATGTGTAAACCAAAACACCCATGAAACTAAGTTTGCGAATGGGGCAGGTATCAGCTAGGACAATGGTAAAGCGATTTGAACAAAAGTAGTCTCCACCACAGAATACCAGTGTGACATCTGTAAGTACCCAGGTGTTACCAAACAGTACAGTGGTATACATGCCCTGGTTTTCCGTTACAGGTGCCTGTGCAGGTCGACCGCACGTCCTAtagttatatataataaatagttatcaGGCCACCAATACGGATACAGGGGTTCCCAGCGTCATACAGGACAAAGCTCAGAACCTGTCATGTGTGACAAGGGACGACATTGCGGGTTATTGGAGGAATTGAATTTtcagcaaataataataactactcAGATTTGTCAACTAATACAAATATGAGTATTTATAGCAGTATTCATCTGATAatttctattattaaaataacttatttattgagATTTCtcattattcaatttatttcgtATTACATCAAGTTCTGCATTAAATAGGATTGAACTGTGgcatacaataaaaattatggCCTTCTAAAACACTATTTCATTTTAGAATATCAAATATtggtattataaaaattatattatgttgtaatatAAGTCAACTTTCTCATAAGAATAGTAATACAAGTATTGTAAATGTGAATGACGGTCACAAAATTACTCATGTTATCTTACGTCGATATCGGTCTATAAAAACGACAATGGACAAAAATAAACGGACCCTTTACTTTTCATAAGTTGTATATTGTTTGCAGTGTGGAAGCTTCCTATTATAATTGGATTCAAGAGCACCACATTATAAATACGTACAcctatacattttaaacttaaaattcttACATCACAAGTTTAATCACAAGTCATGAGATCCATGGAAAGTCGTTTACGAACAAACCATGAGAATTATATCAAATATGACTCCGACGCTTTGTTTGCAATAAACGATCGCAGCTACTCGAGGTGCTGCAGGGCGCTGTACTCCGACTATCTGGCTAGTGTATCGTTATGAGTATAAtgaggaataaaatatttttccttctcacgtacttatattttaagcaaattcgagtaaaaaatagatatatacaaatatgtacGTTCTTCGAAGTTTTAGGCAAAAGTAATATGACTAATATACATGACAAAATGAGAACGATTAAATAAGGTATGGCTCGTTTTCGACAAAACCCGCTGCTATCAACTCATTAAGACCCGAATGCGAATAGAATCGACATGGCCCTTATTGCATTCGAGTTTACAGAATTGCTATGTAAATTACGATGGTCAATTATAGTCCCACAACTTAGTAGAAGGCCTTGACATGACGATTATAATTgataattctatgtattttcaaaatacagtAGGTGTATCAAACAaaccaccgtcagctgcattcACCTGCGGGTCACTAATCGGGTAgatctaaattctgaattttgttttCCTCCGCTAGCGAACCTGCTATgttactaagttgttagactataataCAGATTCTACAGATGGTAGACCGTACCTTATACTTTCAACGAGTTTTGAATCTACTCTAGTCTTCATTTTCGTGGATATCAAACCCCTTAACTATCATGTAAGTGACGTAACCTAGCCGCAAATGTCCAGTTATTGATCAATACAACTTTAAAAACACTCATGTACATGGAACTACTTCAGTACGTAAAGTGTTACAGTTTCTAAGTCTTTTAATGAATCAGATCTACTTCTGCGTATAGTGGTTTATATCGAGAACATAAATCATCTAGgaactatttcaaataattgtcgAATTTGTGCGACTTGTGACTTTCCTATATAATTAATGTACAATTTGTCAATCTGTTCACTTACAGATCTTTTACAAAACCGAGTTTAACTCGTATTAACCGGCACTCATAAAAACATCTATTTACCTATTAAGTTTTAAAGCAAACCTACTATTCTAGTCTTGCATGTTTTTGTAGAGTCTAAACGAGTATTTACATAAACCGATGAATAGCCAAACAGCCGGTTAATGAAACACATCTCTATTAATTACATCAAGCATTATAAGTTGAAGAGCAACTTTGATTCGAGCGCCATAAATTTCGGAGTAATATCGGAATTTAGGTAACATGTcgttgcatattttattaaattactattttttgctGCATACGATATACATAAGATTATGTACTAgtcaatatttttgatgttttcacTAATTAATGACAATATGGCTAAGGTTAAGCAGAAAAACAGCTCTATACGATCACCTATTATTACAAGGTTGCCCAAAACAGTTTGACTGAAACTAGattcaaaaagtttaattaaaattatatttattacccaCACACCATTGTATAGAGCTGGGTATTTATATACTTCCggaattatcaattaaaatcgAGACTTTTAAATTACGCTATGACATGGccaatattcatacatttaaaatctaagATTTCTGTAatctaattttgtttaaattgaataacCATCATGTGGTTCTATTGATAAATTGATAGAGATTGTTCAAAtcattattttccatttttaaGATTACAAGTAGTATAACATCTATCTActtatacatttacataaaatttacttaaatataaaataatcggTGAGAAATACAAGCTGCAAGTTTCGACCAGTCtgaattaaatatatcataaattCTGGAGAAGTTTGCTGATACAGGATACATCACTTTTATAATTACGTAACACGTTTCTACTTCtgaaattttaagtttaagcctaaacatcatattatttattattattatatattttaaagacattgAAACTGCAAACTTCTCCATagtcatacataataaaattgactAACACCTGAATCCAGCCAATCAATCAAAATGGCGATAGcagatacaaaataacaaatataattaaataaacaaccaCAGAAATTTTCTAAACTAAAAATGCTTGAATAAGAACTATGAGTTACTTTACACCTTAAGTTTTTTGGCGGGCCTGAGAGCATAGTTGAGAGTCACTTGTCGTTTGATGGTTGCCCGCCGCGGGTGCCGCCGTCCATTCCATTCCGCTTCCATTTTCCGAGCGAactcaaaatcatttttctccTGTTCAATTAACTTTTCAATCCTAAGCTGCTCTTGCAATATTTTCGTAACATTACTACAATTCTTCAATGGACTAGACAAATTTTTTACAGCTAAGTTGACCTTATTGTTATTTAGCGTTTCTGTAATCAAAGGTGGACTGCTCGACTCTTTTTTGGTACTTGACTTTTTAGAATCACTTCTTAAATATGGCTTTCGCTCTGACGACACTTTCCTCTGCTTCATCTTGCCCTTCTTTGGTGTTGTTTCATTTTCATCTTTAGATATGCTCCCCATGGACCTTGTGCGTCTGAggtttgtttcattatttaatttggtaATACCATCAACTTGTACTATCTGCTTATTTCTATTGGGATTTCTTTTGATGGGCAAGGCTGGTGCGACGCTGGGGCTTATGGATGTAGTTTTCTTAACTCTAGACCTTGTTTCACACTTTGTAACAGTTTCCTgtaaaatcaaaaacattatttcacgattcatataattattatttacggtAAAATACGGTAATAGGGTATAAAACTATAGTCACCTTTTTAACTTTCAATATATCAATTGCTATGACAAATGCTGATGGTAAGTTTTTTGCTAAGGACAAGTTGCGGAGGCGGCAGAGTCCTTCTAAATACTGCGCTCGTGTTGGTGATACGTCACAGGACGGCGAAGGCGGATCATTGTCCAATCGAAGCCCTGGAACGCGAATCGGTAGTCCCTTGTTTGAACTGaatctgaaaaaaaattataccaatGTAAACTAGGTATATGTTAATTTATACTAGGTATGTGTAAGTTATATGTTTATCTTTAACAAGTGAAAAGAAGTATCAGATCCGGTTCATCCATTCAGTTTTTTACAGTACTTTTTCAAAGATTCATATCTATCACGACCTGTGCCTGCTTTTTTCCTTTAAGTTGACCATATGTTAGAACTAATGAATAAAACCATAGATAACACAGAATCAATTGATTGCAACATACCCAGTTGGAGAAGTTCCCTCTATTGGTTTGAAATAGCACAATTCCTGTCTCATAGAGTCCACACTGCCCGTCTCTACGTTTCTGTTCTCAGCTGCATTAATTTTATGTTGGAGTATTCCTGTATATGGCAATGGCAGTGATACAAGTAGTGAAGGAACTGAACCTTTTATTTTAACCTTCTCTTCCGAGgtagttttatctttttcagGTGGCTCATTTTTCTGGAAACATTATCAATAGTGAATGGAGCAAATAGTTATAGGCATTGTAGCAAATGGAATTTCTTGGTCTctgactactactactactactttacatacattataaatataaaaaaacaaagataaacagacttcatattattatagtgacAGTAAGGAATTAAGCAAGgaattttaaaactacaaattgatattctttatttcaatGCAAATACATACAGAGGGAAAACAAGCTAGGTTTTCATAATTCCTAATGTTCGATAACTGTAATAACttgtttatattcatttaaaaaatctaactaTAGCTTTTGGTTGGgcatacattattaataaacatagttACTAGTCATGCGAATAACCTTAGTTAActattaattgtttattcttACCTTTTCTTTGACACTGTCTCCATTTTCTTTATTCCATAAACTAggagaatttttaatttttttatctataaagcTCTTAATTAGTTTACCATAACTGGGGACCATTTCAGGGGAAGCTCCATTGACAGTGTTGGTTGATTGTGCTTTTGGAGTGGAACCATCTGTGCTAGTATTATCATCAGTTATTAATGGACTACTGAAATAATCACACAACATAGATTTAGTTTTCAATGGATATACATCAagatttatacattaaatatgcaagaaaatatttattcgcaagcagtttcatacatttgtttatattaaacttaattgaaaattcaattttggCAATAAATTGCACTGAACCTagttttgatattatgtatagccTTATTGCTTTAAAGCTACTTAAGCTTCTAAATAGGTTAGGTAGGGATTCAAATATAACAATGAGTCTGtcagataattatttttttcaatgataTGATTTCTAttctatattaaacaatatattaagtAACTTACTCTTTTGCGGTGGGCGCTTGTATTTTAGACAGATAGCTATCTATTTTAGTAGCTTTTAATTTAGCTTTTGTGACAGTTGCTTTAGGAGCTAGCTTCCTAGGTGTGTTTGGTGGTGGAATAGTGTCCTTCACATGTTCCTGATGCATCTGTTGTGCTAAAATTTCATCTTGTTTTAATCtttctagatattttttgtttgcctcttcttcttcttcttggaTTTTCCTAGAACATAATTTCTACAATTCATTTCAGGTTCAATAATTGTACAATCATCATGAACAATAACAAACGTTTGGAATAACATGGAATACAATCATTTTTATCAGCTGTTAgcaaaaaattgcaaaattttGTATCCAAGCTCTTTTTGGTTAGTTTAATTTAGGTCAGTTTATGAAATGACAATGGTTGgatttaattagtaaaaaatagtaggtataaaGAACATACTTGATTAGTAATTCAGTCTCCTCTATGTGCTTATGTTCAAGCCTAAGACGTTCTGCTCTCAGACGTTTTAGTTCAGCCTCATATTCTAATCTAATCTCACCAGGTTCACTTAATCGTAGAATTGGTACTTCTGAAAAGTAAAACATGaacataaacatacatttcaatGGTTATAAGGATGGTTTAGCAAATCGGGGGCATCTAGGGGTATTTCTACTTCATATCACAAGGTGCCAGCAAGTACAGTACACTTAAATTTCTTAAGTTTACATCTGAGTTCAAATTCTTGGGTTCTAGCATTAGAGCAGTCCTGTCTTGCATGGCTTAAGAcaacaatatacaaaaataattatagaccATACATATCATACAATTACAACTACGTGGCTGATAATacaaaatagtaaacaaatacaaatatactaatactTGGCATTAATAATATCGATTGAATAGTTTATACAGTAACATATGAAACTGTTTACCATCTGGCAAATGGACATCATCTCCTTTTGTTTTAGTTTCTATTTCTTTCggaaattttgtttgtataaaattccAAAGTTCAACATTCACcaaattcttttgttttgttgctGTTCTTAGCCAGGATCCGATTCGCAATCGACATAGAGGACAACACAAAGCGTTATTTTCTATGCTACCGTTAAAGCAACGTTGACAAAAATCGTGGAAACACGGTAAGGTAACAGGTTCTATTAAAACAGATTGACAAATTGAACAAAATACATCCTTTAGTTCTAATTTTTCTAATTTCAATaacttattttcaattttagacAGCCGCTTCTTTGACTTGGCCGCCATTTTTCAcgattgttttttctttttttttatactcaATATTTGGTGTTCAACGCTGCGAAGTCGACATTTTTAGCATAAAACTTtaccttattattttatgactaaactaaaataaagttcaTCACctaatttattgcaataaatagttagttggaaatagaacaattatttttgaattaagtGCTAGTTATCTGTTGCAATTATTTTCActtaattttcataacaaaatctTTGTGGTGAATAGCTTTGTCCTCCTCTACAAAACTTCAATAACCATGATTGTGCTAGGGGTACCAACATCTAGGGCGAAGAGGCCATGttgatattttctttcttttttcgtCATGTACCGACTCACATGTATTTGAGAACGAGAAACGAACACGAAAGAAACCACGAGAAATATGGTGGT
Above is a window of Anticarsia gemmatalis isolate Benzon Research Colony breed Stoneville strain chromosome 2, ilAntGemm2 primary, whole genome shotgun sequence DNA encoding:
- the LOC142981381 gene encoding TAR DNA-binding protein 43-like isoform X1, encoding MCSKGGNFNGDYFEYIKVSEDEDDSNAVEIPCEMDGTLLLSTLVAQFPGACGLKYRHPESKSIRGIRLSDGKLHPPSEVGWCKHLYICVFPKENKRKMEDVSPENSAAKTKRLEKKLTCSDLICLGLPWKSTEESIKQYFEQFGEVVMVQLKRDKNGSFKGFGFIRFATYASQMRALAQRHNIDGRWVDVRIPNSKEGVVPQMPCKVFVGRCTEDMTADDLREYFSKFGEVTDVFVPRPFRAFGFVTFLDPEVAQSLCGEDHVIKGASVSVSSAAPKIKTKAHQNWKDDSYGPNNWDGNRSGPSGGPSNNGGNSNIDSLNMQNLGINPNGGPPANFNLPISLVAAALNQAGWGGFLGGPGNSGPNNWQGGPQQGNPGKNWNGNQNWGQNGPPQAWNQGGGGGQGWNGGKSGNWNQGNWPSGQGSWNGNGNGGGSSSGSGSGWNNNKSQT
- the LOC142981381 gene encoding TAR DNA-binding protein 43-like isoform X2; this encodes MCSKGGNFNGDYFEYIKVSEDEDDSNAVEIPCEMDGTLLLSTLVAQFPGACGLKYRHPESKSIRGIRLSDGKLHPPSEVGWCKHLYICVFPKENKRKMEDVSPENSAAKTKRLEKKLTCSDLICLGLPWKSTEESIKQYFEQFGEVVMVQLKRDKNGSFKGFGFIRFATYASQMRALAQRHNIDGRWVDVRIPNSKEGVVPQMPCKVFVGRCTEDMTADDLREYFSKFGEVTDVFVPRPFRAFGFVTFLDPEVAQSLCGEDHVIKGASVSVSSAAPKIKTKAHQNWKDDSYGPNNWDGNRSGPSGGPSNNGGNSNIDSLNMQNLGINPNGGPPANFNLPISLVAAALNQAGWGGFLGGPGNSGPNNWQGGPQQGNPGKNWNGNQNWGQNGPPQAWNQGGGGGQGWNGGKSGNWNQGARKVLQRTSNRPGVCGVQ
- the LOC142981372 gene encoding uncharacterized protein LOC142981372 isoform X2; amino-acid sequence: MAAKSKKRLSKIENKLLKLEKLELKDVFCSICQSVLIEPVTLPCFHDFCQRCFNGSIENNALCCPLCRLRIGSWLRTATKQKNLVNVELWNFIQTKFPKEIETKTKGDDVHLPDEVPILRLSEPGEIRLEYEAELKRLRAERLRLEHKHIEETELLIKKIQEEEEEANKKYLERLKQDEILAQQMHQEHVKDTIPPPNTPRKLAPKATVTKAKLKATKIDSYLSKIQAPTAKDPLITDDNTSTDGSTPKAQSTNTVNGASPEMVPSYGKLIKSFIDKKIKNSPSLWNKENGDSVKEKKNEPPEKDKTTSEEKVKIKGSVPSLLVSLPLPYTGILQHKINAAENRNVETGSVDSMRQELCYFKPIEGTSPTGFSSNKGLPIRVPGLRLDNDPPSPSCDVSPTRAQYLEGLCRLRNLSLAKNLPSAFVIAIDILKVKKETVTKCETRSRVKKTTSISPSVAPALPIKRNPNRNKQIVQVDGITKLNNETNLRRTRSMGSISKDENETTPKKGKMKQRKVSSERKPYLRSDSKKSSTKKESSSPPLITETLNNNKVNLAVKNLSSPLKNCSNVTKILQEQLRIEKLIEQEKNDFEFARKMEAEWNGRRHPRRATIKRQVTLNYALRPAKKLKV
- the LOC142981372 gene encoding uncharacterized protein LOC142981372 isoform X1, which encodes MAAKSKKRLSKIENKLLKLEKLELKDVFCSICQSVLIEPVTLPCFHDFCQRCFNGSIENNALCCPLCRLRIGSWLRTATKQKNLVNVELWNFIQTKFPKEIETKTKGDDVHLPDEVPILRLSEPGEIRLEYEAELKRLRAERLRLEHKHIEETELLIKKIQEEEEEANKKYLERLKQDEILAQQMHQEHVKDTIPPPNTPRKLAPKATVTKAKLKATKIDSYLSKIQAPTAKDSPLITDDNTSTDGSTPKAQSTNTVNGASPEMVPSYGKLIKSFIDKKIKNSPSLWNKENGDSVKEKKNEPPEKDKTTSEEKVKIKGSVPSLLVSLPLPYTGILQHKINAAENRNVETGSVDSMRQELCYFKPIEGTSPTGFSSNKGLPIRVPGLRLDNDPPSPSCDVSPTRAQYLEGLCRLRNLSLAKNLPSAFVIAIDILKVKKETVTKCETRSRVKKTTSISPSVAPALPIKRNPNRNKQIVQVDGITKLNNETNLRRTRSMGSISKDENETTPKKGKMKQRKVSSERKPYLRSDSKKSSTKKESSSPPLITETLNNNKVNLAVKNLSSPLKNCSNVTKILQEQLRIEKLIEQEKNDFEFARKMEAEWNGRRHPRRATIKRQVTLNYALRPAKKLKV